From Streptomyces cyaneogriseus subsp. noncyanogenus, the proteins below share one genomic window:
- the priA gene encoding bifunctional 1-(5-phosphoribosyl)-5-((5-phosphoribosylamino)methylideneamino)imidazole-4-carboxamide isomerase/phosphoribosylanthranilate isomerase PriA: MAKLELLPAVDVRDGQAVRLVHGESGTETSYGSPLDAALAWQRSGAEWLHLVDLDAAFGTGNNRELIAEVAGAMDIKVELSGGIRDDDTLAAALATGCTRVNLGTAALESPEWVARVIAEYGDKIAVGLDVRGTTLRGRGWTRDGGDLYETLERLDKEGCARYVVTDIAKDGTLQGPNLELLKNVCAATDRPVVASGGVSSLDDLRAIAGLVPLGVEGAIVGKALYAKAFTLEEALEAVSS; the protein is encoded by the coding sequence ATGGCCAAGCTCGAACTCCTTCCCGCCGTCGACGTCCGCGACGGCCAGGCCGTCCGCCTCGTGCACGGCGAGTCCGGCACCGAGACCTCCTACGGCTCCCCCCTGGACGCCGCCCTGGCCTGGCAGCGGTCCGGCGCCGAGTGGCTCCACCTGGTCGACCTGGACGCCGCCTTCGGCACCGGGAACAACCGCGAGCTGATCGCCGAGGTCGCGGGGGCGATGGACATCAAGGTGGAGCTGTCCGGCGGCATCCGCGACGACGACACGCTCGCCGCCGCCCTGGCCACCGGCTGCACCCGCGTGAACCTCGGCACGGCCGCCCTGGAGTCCCCCGAGTGGGTCGCCCGGGTCATCGCCGAGTACGGCGACAAGATCGCCGTCGGTCTCGACGTCCGCGGCACCACCCTGCGCGGCCGGGGCTGGACCCGCGACGGCGGCGACCTCTACGAGACGCTGGAGCGGCTCGACAAGGAGGGCTGCGCCCGGTACGTCGTCACGGACATCGCCAAGGACGGCACCCTCCAGGGCCCCAACCTGGAGCTGCTGAAGAACGTGTGCGCGGCGACGGACCGCCCGGTCGTCGCCTCCGGCGGCGTCTCCTCCCTGGACGACCTGCGCGCCATCGCCGGCCTCGTCCCGCTGGGTGTCGAGGGCGCCATCGTCGGGAAGGCGCTGTACGCGAAGGCGTTCACCCTGGAAGAGGCCCTGGAGGCTGTGTCGTCATGA
- a CDS encoding RidA family protein, giving the protein MTSEAVRRVQSGSPWEESFGFARAVAAGDRVLVAGTTSFKGSVLYGEGDPYEQAKVAFTTALEAIAEFGLGVESVVRTRVHLAHSRDVDEVGRAHKELFDAVRPATTLLVVTGFIDPRVLVSVELEAFRG; this is encoded by the coding sequence ATGACGTCCGAAGCCGTGCGGCGTGTGCAGAGCGGAAGTCCCTGGGAAGAGTCCTTCGGTTTCGCACGCGCCGTCGCGGCGGGCGACCGCGTCCTGGTGGCGGGCACGACGTCCTTCAAGGGCAGCGTGCTGTACGGGGAGGGCGACCCGTACGAGCAGGCCAAGGTGGCCTTCACCACCGCGCTGGAGGCGATCGCCGAGTTCGGCCTGGGCGTCGAGTCCGTCGTCCGTACCCGCGTGCATCTCGCGCACTCCCGGGACGTCGACGAGGTGGGCCGGGCCCACAAGGAGCTGTTCGACGCCGTACGCCCCGCCACGACCCTGCTGGTCGTGACGGGGTTCATCGACCCGCGCGTGCTGGTGTCGGTGGAACTGGAAGCCTTCAGAGGCTAG